In Saccharothrix violaceirubra, the following are encoded in one genomic region:
- a CDS encoding DUF2269 domain-containing protein: protein MRPFTRKTLLCLHVVSSVGWLGVTLGDLALGLAAYGDATLYRAVVVLADYALVPLGLVALVTGVVLALGTHWGLAKHWWVLIKLVLTVLALAATTFLLRSAVRDAAAGDPRGALDVVVASSVSLTVYVVSTVLSVFKPRARTRWA, encoded by the coding sequence ATGCGTCCGTTCACCCGGAAGACCCTGCTGTGCCTGCACGTCGTGTCGTCGGTCGGCTGGCTCGGCGTCACGCTCGGCGACCTCGCCCTGGGCCTCGCCGCGTACGGCGACGCGACGCTCTACCGGGCGGTGGTCGTGCTGGCGGACTACGCCCTGGTGCCGCTGGGTCTGGTCGCGCTGGTCACCGGCGTGGTGCTGGCGCTGGGCACGCACTGGGGACTGGCCAAGCACTGGTGGGTGCTGATCAAGCTGGTGCTCACGGTCCTGGCCCTGGCCGCGACCACGTTCCTGCTGCGGTCGGCGGTGCGGGACGCGGCGGCGGGCGACCCGCGCGGGGCGTTGGACGTGGTGGTCGCGTCGTCGGTGTCGCTGACGGTCTACGTCGTGAGCACGGTGCTGTCGGTGTTCAAGCCCCGCGCCCGTACCCGGTGGGCCTGA
- a CDS encoding alpha-keto acid decarboxylase family protein → MTTTVARYLASRLASLGIEHVFGVPGNHLGPFLTAVGHTPGIEWIGTPTEVGAGYAADAYARVRPGPRIGAAAVTYSVGAFTLLNPIGGSYVEYVPVVAINATPTYEQWLNYRAIGLLTSHMSQRRESNLDVYRQVTVDAQVVTNAALAPVQIDAALVACLSERRPVYLEVMEDVWDAPCASPVGDLTARTRPVTARNEQVLGRAVDAAVALIEELGRPILWAGEEVDRFDLAGPFGELVEATGIPFCTTIGGKAVLSEDHPYFVGVYNGKSSTPWVYTVFQKWARVRIGIGSWSTSKNLGGERSIGPDWIVAAHDGVSVGASYFPDVRLPAFVEALRDRLVTRFGERHFEADYYARAHEAGLPVPSAYRSTRAVAAGTGLTYDLLFDRVNDLLAASPRTYTVVSDAGFSLLGSMSLHVSEKDGYLAQNSWLSIGYSVGAATGVALVRQDRRPLVFVGDGSFQEVVQELSTHVRHGLRPVIFVLDNEGFYGIEQMLVAPCYYTKPPSSEPDYYNILHPWRYDALAQVFGTATAPMTGVEVASEEDLADLLRRLGDRADSVNYGPVLVHVRLRRDDYPVSISYKVEECAQPEGGR, encoded by the coding sequence ATGACCACCACCGTCGCGCGCTACCTCGCGTCCCGCCTGGCGTCGTTGGGCATCGAGCACGTCTTCGGCGTGCCCGGCAACCACCTCGGGCCGTTCCTGACCGCCGTCGGGCACACGCCGGGCATCGAGTGGATCGGCACGCCCACCGAGGTCGGCGCCGGGTACGCGGCCGACGCGTACGCCCGCGTCCGGCCGGGACCCCGGATCGGTGCCGCCGCCGTCACCTACAGCGTCGGCGCGTTCACCCTGCTCAACCCGATCGGCGGGTCCTATGTGGAGTACGTCCCGGTGGTGGCGATCAACGCCACGCCCACCTACGAGCAGTGGCTGAACTACCGGGCCATCGGCCTGCTCACGTCGCACATGAGCCAGCGGCGGGAGAGCAACCTGGACGTGTACCGGCAGGTCACGGTCGACGCCCAGGTGGTCACCAACGCCGCGCTGGCGCCCGTGCAGATCGACGCCGCGCTGGTGGCGTGCCTGTCCGAGCGCCGGCCGGTGTACCTGGAGGTGATGGAGGACGTCTGGGACGCGCCGTGCGCCTCGCCGGTCGGGGACCTGACCGCGCGGACCCGTCCGGTCACCGCGCGCAACGAGCAGGTGCTCGGCCGCGCGGTCGACGCGGCCGTGGCGCTGATCGAGGAGCTGGGCCGGCCGATCCTGTGGGCGGGGGAGGAGGTGGACCGGTTCGACCTGGCCGGGCCGTTCGGCGAACTCGTCGAGGCGACCGGGATCCCGTTCTGCACCACGATCGGCGGCAAGGCCGTGCTGTCCGAGGACCACCCGTACTTCGTCGGCGTGTACAACGGGAAGTCCAGCACGCCGTGGGTGTATACGGTGTTCCAGAAGTGGGCGCGGGTCCGGATCGGCATCGGCTCGTGGTCGACGTCGAAGAACCTGGGCGGCGAGCGCAGCATCGGGCCGGATTGGATCGTGGCCGCGCACGACGGCGTCAGCGTCGGTGCGTCGTACTTCCCGGACGTGCGGCTCCCGGCGTTCGTCGAGGCGCTGCGCGACCGCCTGGTGACCAGGTTCGGCGAACGGCACTTCGAGGCGGACTACTACGCGCGGGCCCACGAGGCCGGCCTGCCCGTGCCGTCGGCGTACCGCTCGACCCGGGCCGTGGCGGCGGGCACGGGGCTGACCTACGACCTGCTGTTCGACCGGGTGAACGACCTGCTCGCGGCGTCGCCGCGCACCTACACCGTGGTGTCGGACGCGGGCTTCTCGCTGCTGGGCTCGATGAGCCTGCACGTGTCCGAAAAGGACGGTTATCTGGCGCAGAACAGCTGGCTGTCCATCGGCTACTCGGTCGGCGCGGCCACCGGCGTGGCGCTGGTGCGCCAGGACCGGCGGCCGTTGGTGTTCGTCGGCGACGGCTCGTTCCAGGAGGTCGTGCAGGAACTGTCGACCCACGTGCGGCACGGCCTGCGCCCGGTGATCTTCGTGCTGGACAACGAGGGCTTCTACGGCATCGAGCAGATGCTGGTGGCCCCGTGCTACTACACGAAGCCGCCTTCGTCGGAACCCGACTACTACAACATCCTGCACCCTTGGCGGTACGACGCGTTGGCGCAGGTGTTCGGCACCGCGACGGCCCCGATGACCGGCGTGGAGGTCGCCTCGGAGGAGGACTTGGCGGACCTGCTGCGGCGCTTGGGCGACCGTGCGGACAGCGTCAACTACGGGCCGGTGCTCGTGCACGTGCGGCTGCGCCGCGACGACTACCCGGTCTCGATCTCGTACAAGGTCGAGGAGTGCGCCCAGCCCGAGGGCGGCAGGTAG
- a CDS encoding pentapeptide repeat-containing protein: MTELRADCARCVGLCCVVPAFAKSVDFAIDKPAHTPCPNLADDFRCGIHTRLREKGFRGCTVYDCFGAGQQVTQVTFGGTPTARARAVFPVMRQLHELLWYLTEAARIAPDRATTARLDEIAALTRETPENLLALDVGPWWREVDAIMVKASEAARKGLRGKNKRNADLVGKDLSRAGLRGATLRGAYLIGARLRGADLRRVDFTGADLRDADLSGADLREAFFLTQSQLDAARGDRTTRLPEGLRAPAHW, encoded by the coding sequence ATGACCGAGTTGAGGGCGGACTGCGCGCGCTGCGTCGGACTGTGCTGCGTGGTGCCCGCGTTCGCCAAGTCCGTCGACTTCGCGATCGACAAACCCGCGCACACCCCGTGCCCGAACCTGGCCGACGACTTCCGCTGCGGCATCCACACCCGCCTGCGGGAGAAGGGTTTCCGGGGCTGCACGGTCTACGACTGCTTCGGCGCCGGGCAGCAGGTCACCCAGGTCACGTTCGGCGGCACGCCGACGGCGCGGGCCCGCGCCGTGTTCCCGGTCATGCGGCAACTGCACGAACTCCTCTGGTACCTGACCGAGGCCGCGCGCATCGCACCCGACCGCGCCACCACCGCGCGCCTCGACGAGATCGCCGCGCTCACCCGGGAGACCCCGGAGAACCTGCTCGCGCTCGACGTCGGCCCGTGGTGGCGCGAGGTCGACGCGATCATGGTCAAGGCGAGCGAGGCGGCCCGGAAAGGCTTGCGCGGCAAGAACAAGCGCAACGCCGACCTGGTCGGCAAGGACCTGTCCCGGGCGGGCCTGCGCGGTGCCACGCTGCGCGGCGCGTACCTGATCGGCGCCCGGCTGCGCGGCGCGGACCTGCGCCGCGTCGACTTCACCGGCGCCGACCTGCGCGACGCCGACCTGTCCGGCGCCGACCTGCGCGAGGCGTTCTTCCTCACCCAGTCCCAGCTCGACGCGGCCCGGGGCGACCGGACCACCCGGCTGCCCGAGGGCCTGCGCGCGCCCGCCCACTGGTGA
- a CDS encoding NACHT domain-containing protein gives MDYRRWARVTRLTALAGVGGVAVLVVLPVALNAATGGSAPRVLGPYAAWLWPALAALGVMAAVLAAWEPVAARLVRRRPAHPANRVAVLDQVDRHVRDRVEGSLVAQVRLKLGVAPRVAPRLPVRARVPLVVVGEPGAGKTTLLLELAGTLVARARKNPDRPVPVLLDLGRWRPERDFGEWLVRELRARYRIGPRVARHWLRERRFALLLDGLDEVPVRYRAECLAWVTALDVPHVVLCCSTEDYERLPRYDVVRVEPLRRTDVLALITACEPRLDGLAEALTKHPEVWDEVRTPLAFGLLALAYRTGRTEYRGLLDTYVVESAARGPEAPTRTLRALRFLARIARREGDLAARHRLPGRLVWLDFVSPHAVWRLFRRASPASLAGASAALCLVVGARLGLVPAAVVATVGVALNQGRFVERFPGTHGKRWATTGFLLGFGVAGVAATLGAVLGDRLARWPGPVTFAVTVVVAYAVARGLTRDRYWAAACALVPTGVMVWTGPVPAVAAGLGIGLSGVVVGLLTGGLTRVWCDLGRTPGRGPRWLPVAGFAGAGLAALAGAPWGPDAVAPVTGLLVGLAVTPLAARSSALAEVLARPLTLHDLPVRRRALLHTARDRVLLVDGTRFPHVLVRDHLADCDPEELGAHAARRRSRFRPTGYGRGA, from the coding sequence ATGGACTACCGACGGTGGGCACGGGTCACGCGCCTGACCGCACTCGCCGGGGTGGGCGGCGTCGCGGTCCTCGTGGTGCTGCCGGTGGCCCTGAACGCGGCGACCGGAGGCAGCGCACCCCGCGTGCTCGGCCCCTACGCCGCGTGGCTGTGGCCGGCGCTCGCGGCGCTCGGCGTGATGGCCGCCGTGCTCGCGGCGTGGGAACCGGTCGCGGCACGCCTGGTCCGGCGCCGGCCCGCGCACCCGGCCAACCGGGTCGCCGTGCTCGACCAGGTCGACCGGCACGTCCGCGACCGCGTCGAGGGCTCCCTGGTCGCCCAGGTCCGGCTCAAGCTCGGCGTGGCACCGCGGGTCGCGCCCCGATTACCCGTCCGGGCGCGCGTGCCGCTGGTGGTGGTCGGCGAACCCGGCGCGGGCAAGACGACGTTGCTGCTGGAACTGGCCGGGACCCTGGTGGCCCGCGCCCGCAAGAACCCCGACCGGCCCGTGCCCGTGCTGCTCGACCTCGGGCGGTGGCGGCCCGAGCGGGACTTCGGCGAGTGGCTGGTGCGGGAACTGCGCGCGCGGTACCGGATCGGGCCGCGCGTGGCACGCCACTGGTTGCGCGAACGGCGGTTCGCGCTGCTGCTCGACGGGCTCGACGAGGTACCCGTGCGGTACCGGGCGGAGTGCCTGGCGTGGGTGACCGCGCTGGACGTTCCGCACGTCGTGCTGTGCTGCTCGACCGAGGACTACGAGCGGCTGCCGCGCTACGACGTGGTACGCGTGGAACCGTTGCGGCGCACGGACGTGCTGGCGTTGATCACCGCCTGCGAGCCGCGCCTGGACGGGCTGGCCGAGGCGTTGACCAAGCACCCCGAGGTGTGGGACGAGGTGCGCACGCCGCTGGCGTTCGGGTTGCTGGCGCTGGCCTACCGCACCGGGCGCACCGAGTACCGGGGGTTGCTGGACACCTACGTGGTCGAGTCGGCCGCGCGCGGGCCCGAGGCGCCGACGCGGACGTTGCGCGCGTTGCGGTTCCTGGCCCGGATCGCCCGCCGGGAGGGCGACCTCGCCGCGCGGCACCGGCTGCCGGGTCGGCTGGTGTGGCTGGACTTCGTGTCGCCGCACGCGGTGTGGCGGCTGTTCCGCCGGGCCTCCCCCGCGTCGCTGGCCGGCGCGTCGGCCGCGCTGTGCCTGGTCGTGGGCGCGCGCCTGGGTCTGGTGCCGGCCGCGGTCGTGGCGACCGTCGGCGTGGCGCTGAACCAGGGCAGGTTCGTCGAGCGCTTCCCCGGCACGCACGGAAAGCGTTGGGCGACAACGGGTTTCCTGCTCGGTTTCGGCGTGGCCGGCGTGGCCGCGACGCTCGGTGCCGTACTGGGCGACCGGCTCGCGCGGTGGCCGGGGCCGGTGACGTTCGCGGTGACCGTGGTCGTGGCGTACGCCGTGGCGCGCGGCCTGACCCGGGACCGCTACTGGGCGGCGGCGTGCGCGTTGGTGCCGACCGGGGTCATGGTGTGGACGGGTCCGGTGCCCGCGGTGGCCGCGGGGCTGGGCATCGGGTTGTCGGGTGTGGTCGTGGGTCTGCTGACCGGCGGCCTGACCCGGGTGTGGTGCGACCTCGGGCGCACGCCGGGCCGGGGGCCGCGCTGGCTGCCGGTGGCCGGGTTCGCCGGTGCCGGGCTGGCGGCGTTGGCCGGGGCGCCGTGGGGACCGGACGCGGTCGCGCCGGTCACCGGTCTGCTGGTGGGACTGGCCGTGACGCCGCTGGCCGCGCGGTCGTCGGCGTTGGCCGAGGTGCTGGCCCGGCCGTTGACGCTGCACGACCTGCCGGTGCGGCGGCGGGCGTTGCTGCACACCGCGCGCGACCGCGTGCTGCTGGTGGACGGCACGCGGTTCCCGCACGTGCTCGTGCGCGACCACCTGGCCGACTGCGACCCGGAGGAACTCGGCGCGCACGCGGCGCGGCGGCGTTCGCGGTTCAGGCCCACCGGGTACGGGCGCGGGGCTTGA
- the recQ gene encoding DNA helicase RecQ, giving the protein MTSREVLRKVFGYESFRGEQQEIVDHVVAGGDALVLMPTGGGKSLCYQIPALVRDGVGVVVSPLIALMQDQVDALQNLGVRAGFLNSTQFPDERSMVEAQFLHGEIDLLYLAPERLRTEQTARLLDRGKISLFAIDEAHCVSQWGHDFRPEYLALSQLHERWPDVPRIALTATATKATHAEIAQRLGLTDARHFVSDFDRPNIQYRIVPKNDPRKQLLDFLRTEHADDSGIVYCLSRNSVEKYAQFLSDNGFTALPYHAGLDAGTRARNQSRFLREDGLVMVATIAFGMGIDKPDVRFVAHVDLPKSVEGYYQETGRAGRDGLPSTAWLAYGLQDVVQQRKMIDDSEGDQAHRRKLMHHLDAMLALCETVECRRVRLLDYFGQSASPCGNCDTCLAPPETWDATVPAQKVLSTVVRLRKERRQKFGAGQTIDILLGRRTAKVLQHDHDTLSVFGIGTELDEAGWRGVVRQLLANNLIAVEGEYSTLVLTPDSEEVLFKARKVSMRRDPERVRPAKAAKAKRAEQVALPEEALPVFERLRAWRAGQAREQGVPAYVIFHDATLREIATRAPDTLDQLGTVTGVGENKLAKYGQQILDTLSA; this is encoded by the coding sequence ATGACTTCCCGGGAAGTCCTCCGCAAGGTGTTCGGGTACGAGTCCTTCCGGGGGGAGCAGCAGGAGATCGTCGACCACGTCGTCGCGGGCGGCGACGCGTTGGTCCTCATGCCCACGGGCGGGGGCAAGTCGTTGTGCTACCAGATCCCGGCCCTGGTCAGGGACGGGGTCGGGGTCGTCGTCTCCCCGCTCATCGCACTGATGCAGGACCAGGTCGACGCGTTGCAGAACCTGGGCGTGCGCGCGGGGTTCCTCAACTCCACGCAGTTCCCCGACGAGCGCTCCATGGTCGAGGCCCAGTTCCTGCACGGCGAGATCGACCTGCTCTACCTCGCGCCCGAGCGGCTGCGCACCGAGCAGACCGCCCGCCTGCTCGACCGCGGCAAGATCTCGCTGTTCGCGATCGACGAGGCGCACTGCGTGTCCCAGTGGGGCCACGACTTCCGCCCCGAGTACCTCGCGCTCTCCCAGCTGCACGAGCGGTGGCCCGACGTCCCGCGCATCGCCCTCACCGCGACCGCCACCAAGGCCACCCACGCGGAGATCGCGCAACGCCTCGGCCTGACCGACGCCCGGCACTTCGTCTCCGACTTCGACCGGCCCAACATCCAGTACCGGATCGTGCCCAAGAACGACCCGCGCAAGCAGTTGCTGGACTTCCTGCGCACCGAACACGCGGACGACTCCGGCATCGTCTACTGCCTGTCGCGCAATTCCGTCGAGAAGTACGCGCAGTTCCTGTCCGACAACGGTTTCACGGCCTTGCCGTACCACGCCGGGCTCGACGCCGGCACGCGGGCGCGCAACCAGTCCCGGTTCCTGCGCGAGGACGGCCTGGTCATGGTCGCCACGATCGCGTTCGGCATGGGCATCGACAAGCCGGACGTCCGCTTCGTCGCCCACGTCGACCTGCCCAAGTCCGTCGAGGGCTACTACCAGGAGACCGGCCGCGCGGGGCGGGACGGCCTGCCGTCCACCGCCTGGCTGGCCTACGGCCTCCAGGACGTCGTCCAGCAGCGCAAGATGATCGACGACTCCGAGGGCGACCAGGCACACCGCCGCAAGCTGATGCACCACCTCGACGCCATGCTCGCCCTCTGCGAGACCGTCGAGTGCCGCCGTGTCCGCCTGCTCGACTACTTCGGCCAGTCCGCGTCCCCGTGCGGCAACTGCGACACGTGCCTGGCCCCGCCGGAGACGTGGGACGCCACCGTGCCCGCGCAGAAGGTGCTGTCCACCGTGGTCCGGCTGCGCAAGGAACGCCGGCAGAAGTTCGGCGCCGGCCAGACGATCGACATCCTGCTCGGCCGCCGCACGGCCAAGGTCCTCCAGCACGACCACGACACGCTGTCCGTGTTCGGCATCGGCACCGAACTCGACGAGGCCGGCTGGCGCGGCGTCGTCCGCCAGCTCCTCGCGAACAACCTGATCGCGGTCGAGGGCGAGTACTCCACGCTCGTGCTCACGCCCGACAGCGAAGAGGTCCTGTTCAAGGCCCGCAAGGTGTCGATGCGCCGCGATCCCGAACGGGTCCGGCCCGCCAAGGCGGCCAAGGCCAAGCGCGCCGAGCAGGTCGCGCTGCCCGAGGAGGCCCTGCCGGTGTTCGAACGGCTCCGTGCCTGGCGGGCCGGGCAGGCCCGTGAGCAGGGCGTGCCCGCGTACGTGATCTTCCACGACGCCACCCTGCGCGAGATCGCCACCCGGGCACCCGACACGCTCGACCAGCTCGGCACGGTCACCGGTGTCGGCGAGAACAAGCTGGCCAAGTACGGTCAGCAGATCCTGGACACCCTGTCGGCATGA
- a CDS encoding RidA family protein, translated as MRRIVLSGSTFEESIGYARAVVDGEWVHVSGTTGFDYTTMTIAEGVVAQAEQALRNIEWALKEADASFADVVRVTYYLPDAAEFEPCRPVLRAAFGDVRPAATMLEVGLADPRMRIEIEVTAHKRA; from the coding sequence ATGCGACGGATCGTGCTGTCGGGCTCCACGTTCGAGGAGAGCATCGGGTACGCGCGCGCCGTGGTCGACGGCGAGTGGGTGCACGTCTCCGGCACCACCGGTTTCGACTACACGACCATGACCATCGCCGAGGGCGTCGTGGCCCAGGCCGAACAGGCGCTGCGCAACATCGAATGGGCGCTGAAGGAGGCGGACGCGTCGTTCGCCGACGTCGTCCGCGTCACCTACTACCTGCCCGACGCCGCCGAGTTCGAACCGTGCCGGCCGGTGCTGCGCGCCGCGTTCGGCGACGTCCGCCCCGCCGCGACGATGCTGGAGGTCGGGCTGGCCGACCCGCGCATGCGCATCGAGATCGAGGTCACCGCGCACAAGCGGGCCTAA
- a CDS encoding alpha/beta fold hydrolase, with protein MPITTLNGINLSYDVSGEGELVVLVMGTGGPGRVWQAHQAPALRAAGFRVATLDNRGIPPTDECAAGIRLADLVGDVAALIGHLGGGPASVVGTSMGAHVAQELVVTRPELVRKAVLLGTSARVDPVSQAMSRGERALFDDRVTLPASYHAAVNAVLNLSPATLRDPVAARDWLDVFEFSGQEITPGVRAQLELDDHEDRRPRLRGVTVPCLVVGFADDRVLPPYLAREVADAIPGARYAEVADAGHYGFLERPEEVNRLLVEFLTTP; from the coding sequence ATGCCGATCACGACCCTCAACGGGATCAACCTCAGCTACGACGTCTCCGGCGAGGGCGAACTGGTCGTCCTGGTGATGGGCACCGGCGGTCCGGGTCGGGTGTGGCAGGCGCACCAGGCTCCGGCGTTGCGCGCGGCCGGGTTCCGGGTGGCCACGCTGGACAACCGGGGCATCCCGCCGACGGACGAGTGCGCGGCCGGCATCCGGCTGGCCGACCTGGTCGGCGACGTGGCCGCGTTGATCGGGCACCTGGGCGGCGGACCGGCGTCGGTCGTGGGCACGTCCATGGGTGCGCACGTGGCGCAGGAACTCGTGGTGACGCGGCCGGAACTGGTGCGCAAGGCGGTGCTGCTGGGCACGTCCGCCCGCGTGGACCCGGTGTCGCAGGCCATGTCGCGGGGTGAACGGGCGTTGTTCGACGACCGCGTGACGCTGCCGGCGAGCTACCACGCGGCCGTGAACGCCGTGCTGAACCTGTCCCCCGCCACGCTGCGCGACCCGGTGGCGGCGCGGGACTGGTTGGACGTGTTCGAGTTCAGCGGCCAGGAGATCACGCCCGGCGTGCGCGCCCAGTTGGAGCTGGACGACCACGAGGACCGGCGGCCGAGGCTGCGCGGCGTGACCGTGCCGTGCCTGGTCGTCGGGTTCGCCGACGACCGCGTGCTGCCGCCGTACCTGGCCCGCGAGGTCGCCGACGCCATCCCGGGCGCGCGGTACGCGGAGGTCGCCGACGCCGGGCACTACGGGTTCCTCGAACGGCCCGAGGAGGTCAACCGCCTGCTCGTGGAGTTCCTGACCACCCCCTAA
- a CDS encoding CoA-binding protein — protein sequence MGEAWGEVDTIRRVLALRGTWAVVGLSENPGRAAYGVAAFLRRHGVRIVPVHPDAPTVHGEQGYGSLADIPFPVDVVDVFRRSEAAGAVADEAVAIGAKAVWFQLGVVDEDAYARTTAAGLDMVMDRCPAIEWAANGPR from the coding sequence ATGGGAGAAGCGTGGGGAGAGGTCGACACCATCCGTCGGGTGCTGGCGCTGCGCGGCACGTGGGCGGTGGTGGGTCTGTCGGAGAACCCGGGACGGGCGGCGTACGGGGTGGCCGCGTTCCTCCGGCGGCACGGGGTGCGGATCGTGCCCGTGCACCCGGACGCGCCGACCGTGCACGGGGAACAGGGCTACGGGTCGTTGGCCGACATCCCGTTCCCGGTCGACGTGGTCGACGTGTTCCGCCGGTCGGAGGCCGCCGGGGCGGTCGCCGACGAGGCGGTGGCGATCGGCGCCAAGGCGGTGTGGTTCCAACTCGGCGTGGTCGACGAGGACGCCTACGCCCGGACCACGGCCGCCGGTCTCGACATGGTGATGGACCGCTGCCCGGCGATCGAGTGGGCGGCCAACGGGCCGCGTTAG
- a CDS encoding flavin monoamine oxidase family protein, whose protein sequence is MTESRDENRHARWRTCRQLARHLLLVGSDDSDEKLRQLDVLLGAGLDPTDRPKDVLVVGAGIAGLVAAGLLVDAGHRVTVLEANGNRVGGRIKTFHTADPGHPAFRDPLQYGEAGAMRLPDFHPLVLGLVDKLGLGRRLFYNVDVDPATEPPSVEPPPVFYRSFTGQTWPADGQPPVVAQPVKRNRAWIRANGTQVRRADYARDPSMLNEGFHLTADEVRVTTTRMLDDALEQVRDYYSEIVDGVRVNKPFEEWLDGWARVIRDFDGCSMGDFLRDHAGLSDEAIEAIGTVENMTSRLHLSFFHSFLGRSDINPNVTYWEIPGGSRRLPDALHERLVDQVRLGHRAVRIEYWDPRRDHAPSRHVGPDGPFVAVHTVAESDQTGPPTVWTGDVAIVTVPLSGLRFVEVHPPMSYKKRRAVIETHYDQATKVLLEFSKRWWEFTEEDWRRELGAIDGGVHEFYQRVDEAAESAAFSVPQRWETTTTGLLGAHPSVDETAIPDRQLEFNRSVRLIGPAVRPATNVFGGGSATDNPNRFMYYPSHRVPGSEGGVVLASYSWSDDAARWDSLDDDERYIYALRNLQAVHGRRIEVFYTGAGRTQSWLRDPYAYGEAAVYTPHQMTSFHLDVGKPEGPLYFAGEHVSLKHAWIEGALETAIQAAIAVHEAPLELSGPEVLPTRRTPEGTPEHAGSPNR, encoded by the coding sequence ATGACCGAATCGCGAGACGAGAACCGCCACGCCCGGTGGCGCACGTGTCGACAACTGGCCCGCCACCTCCTGCTCGTCGGTTCCGACGACTCCGACGAGAAGCTCCGCCAACTCGACGTCCTGCTCGGCGCCGGGCTCGACCCGACCGACCGGCCCAAGGACGTGCTCGTCGTCGGCGCGGGCATCGCGGGCCTGGTCGCGGCCGGCCTGCTCGTCGACGCGGGGCACCGGGTGACGGTCCTGGAGGCCAACGGCAACCGGGTCGGCGGCCGGATCAAGACCTTCCACACCGCCGATCCCGGGCACCCGGCGTTCCGCGACCCGCTCCAGTACGGCGAGGCGGGCGCCATGCGGCTGCCCGACTTCCACCCGCTGGTGCTCGGCCTGGTCGACAAGCTCGGCCTCGGCCGGCGCCTGTTCTACAACGTCGACGTCGACCCGGCCACCGAACCGCCGTCGGTCGAGCCGCCGCCGGTGTTCTACCGGTCGTTCACCGGGCAGACCTGGCCCGCCGACGGGCAGCCGCCCGTGGTCGCGCAGCCGGTCAAGCGCAACCGCGCCTGGATCCGCGCCAACGGCACCCAGGTGCGCCGCGCCGATTACGCGCGCGACCCGAGCATGCTCAACGAGGGCTTCCACCTCACCGCCGACGAGGTGCGCGTGACCACGACGCGGATGCTCGACGACGCGTTGGAGCAGGTCCGCGACTACTACTCGGAGATCGTCGACGGCGTGCGCGTGAACAAGCCGTTCGAGGAGTGGCTCGACGGCTGGGCGCGGGTGATCCGCGACTTCGACGGCTGCTCCATGGGCGACTTCCTGCGCGACCACGCCGGGCTCAGCGACGAGGCGATCGAGGCCATCGGCACGGTCGAGAACATGACCTCGCGGCTGCACCTGTCGTTCTTCCACAGCTTCCTGGGGCGCAGCGACATCAACCCCAACGTCACGTACTGGGAGATCCCCGGCGGCAGCCGGCGGTTGCCCGACGCGCTGCACGAGCGGCTCGTGGACCAGGTCCGGCTGGGCCACCGCGCGGTCCGGATCGAGTACTGGGACCCGCGCCGCGACCACGCGCCGAGCCGGCACGTCGGCCCCGACGGGCCGTTCGTCGCCGTGCACACCGTGGCCGAGTCCGACCAGACCGGGCCGCCGACCGTGTGGACCGGCGACGTCGCGATCGTGACGGTCCCGTTGTCCGGCCTGCGGTTCGTCGAGGTCCACCCGCCCATGTCGTACAAGAAGCGGCGCGCGGTGATCGAGACGCACTACGACCAGGCGACCAAGGTGCTGCTGGAGTTCTCCAAGCGCTGGTGGGAGTTCACCGAGGAGGACTGGCGGCGCGAGCTGGGCGCGATCGACGGCGGCGTGCACGAGTTCTACCAGCGCGTCGACGAGGCGGCGGAGTCGGCCGCGTTCTCCGTGCCGCAGCGGTGGGAGACCACGACCACCGGCCTGCTCGGCGCGCACCCGTCGGTCGACGAGACCGCGATCCCCGACCGCCAGCTCGAGTTCAACCGGTCGGTGCGGCTGATCGGTCCGGCCGTCCGCCCCGCGACGAACGTGTTCGGCGGCGGCTCGGCCACCGACAACCCCAACCGGTTCATGTACTACCCGTCGCACCGCGTGCCGGGCAGCGAGGGCGGCGTCGTCCTGGCGAGCTACAGCTGGTCCGACGACGCGGCCCGGTGGGACTCGCTGGACGACGACGAGCGCTACATCTACGCGTTGCGCAACCTCCAGGCCGTGCACGGCCGGCGCATCGAGGTGTTCTACACCGGCGCCGGGCGGACGCAGAGCTGGCTGCGCGACCCGTACGCGTACGGCGAGGCGGCCGTGTACACGCCGCACCAGATGACCAGCTTCCACCTCGACGTCGGCAAACCCGAGGGGCCGCTGTACTTCGCCGGCGAGCACGTGTCGCTCAAGCACGCGTGGATCGAAGGCGCGCTGGAGACCGCCATCCAGGCCGCGATCGCCGTGCACGAGGCGCCGCTGGAGCTGTCCGGACCCGAGGTCCTGCCGACCCGGCGTACCCCCGAGGGCACGCCCGAGCACGCGGGGTCGCCGAACCGATGA